A region from the Mesorhizobium sp. J8 genome encodes:
- a CDS encoding DUF995 domain-containing protein, protein MNRVLGNWLGAALACSVFVVGPQAAAMAKTANKIDDRAATAAAVSDEGIYQLYKNRSWRWGNHGAAYFAVSKRQFTAWSTEGSKSYGEGLWFIPGQGKMCFRATWRGSWGAKPSLSCFEHRQAGKVIYQRKSPGGAWYEFRNRYGKSDLRNGDYASRKVKRFKAKL, encoded by the coding sequence GTGAACAGGGTGTTGGGAAATTGGCTCGGTGCGGCGCTCGCCTGCTCCGTTTTTGTTGTCGGCCCGCAGGCAGCCGCGATGGCCAAGACGGCGAACAAGATCGACGATCGTGCGGCGACGGCCGCCGCAGTCTCCGATGAGGGCATCTACCAGCTCTACAAGAACCGTTCCTGGCGTTGGGGCAACCATGGCGCCGCGTATTTCGCGGTGAGCAAGCGGCAGTTTACCGCCTGGTCCACGGAGGGCAGCAAGAGCTATGGCGAGGGTCTCTGGTTCATACCCGGCCAGGGCAAAATGTGTTTCCGGGCAACCTGGCGCGGTTCATGGGGCGCCAAGCCATCCTTGAGTTGCTTCGAGCATCGCCAGGCCGGCAAGGTGATCTACCAGCGCAAGTCTCCCGGGGGAGCTTGGTATGAGTTCAGGAATCGCTACGGCAAATCGGACCTGCGCAATGGCGACTACGCCAGCAGGAAGGTGAAACGCTTCAAGGCGAAGCTGTAG
- a CDS encoding acyltransferase family protein, whose translation MVSGCFFISGYLITGILIRSKEAVRSQGALGVILVFYLRRALRIFPAYYMMLALAAAFLPEVRTSLPWHAAYLSNVLFALDGNWDPWPLAHLWSLSVEEQFYLFWPLLIVLSPGRTLIPMLVGIILAAVAFRAAIVFYLPEGPARYVLTPAAFDALGAGALLAAIEASHRLTDVLRWRLAMASVAAVAIVAVSFTLQAAMFNFVLGDFLTVVPLVAVVSWASAGAKGQIKRLAENSVVRYLGRISYGIYLYHFPALAVVFLFCGSFEMQFPPLGPIRFVIAGLVTVAAAAASWHLLEQPLNSLKARLSYTARRPEIDRRLGRQGRLPK comes from the coding sequence ATGGTGTCAGGCTGTTTTTTTATCAGCGGTTACCTGATCACCGGTATCTTGATCCGCTCGAAGGAAGCGGTCCGATCACAGGGCGCTCTTGGCGTCATCCTGGTCTTCTACCTGCGGCGGGCCCTGAGAATTTTCCCGGCATATTACATGATGCTGGCCTTGGCGGCCGCCTTCTTGCCCGAGGTCCGGACATCGTTGCCCTGGCACGCTGCCTACCTCTCCAATGTCTTGTTTGCGCTAGACGGTAACTGGGACCCCTGGCCGCTCGCTCATCTATGGAGTTTGAGCGTCGAAGAGCAGTTTTATTTGTTTTGGCCGCTGCTGATCGTCCTGAGCCCCGGCCGGACATTGATCCCGATGCTGGTTGGGATCATCCTTGCGGCGGTCGCGTTTCGGGCAGCTATTGTTTTCTATCTTCCGGAAGGGCCGGCCCGCTATGTGCTGACGCCGGCCGCGTTTGATGCTTTGGGCGCCGGCGCCCTTCTCGCGGCGATCGAAGCGTCCCATCGACTGACCGATGTACTGCGGTGGAGACTGGCGATGGCAAGCGTCGCGGCCGTCGCCATCGTGGCGGTTTCATTCACGCTGCAAGCGGCCATGTTCAATTTTGTACTCGGCGACTTCCTGACGGTCGTACCTTTGGTCGCTGTCGTGAGTTGGGCCAGCGCAGGTGCCAAGGGCCAGATCAAGCGACTGGCAGAGAACTCCGTCGTGCGATATCTGGGTCGGATCAGCTACGGGATCTATCTTTATCATTTCCCCGCACTGGCCGTCGTCTTCCTGTTCTGCGGATCCTTCGAGATGCAGTTTCCTCCGCTCGGTCCGATCCGGTTCGTGATTGCGGGTCTGGTCACGGTCGCGGCTGCCGCGGCCTCATGGCACTTGTTGGAACAACCGTTGAACAGCCTGAAAGCGAGACTGTCCTACACGGCACGCCGGCCGGAAATTGATCGTCGGCTTGGACGGCAAGGGCGGCTGCCGAAATAA
- a CDS encoding glycosyltransferase family 2 protein produces MNVLPIPSSGLPEGAVMPEHKLSIVIPMYNEADNVEPLLVRIHQAMENYSQPWEVVLVDDGSTDATPAEIRRLAAQYGPHVHGVELVRNYKQTAAMQAGLDAARGDVIATLDGDLQNDPFDIPRMVYRLLTEDLDLVAGWRKDRKEGFWLRRLPSRIANRLIARVTGVKLKDYGCSLKVFRGSVIRSVRLYGEMHRFIPAWLATVTTPRRIAQEVVTHHARIHGQSKYGISRTFRVVLDLVFMFFFLRYRTRPGHFFGGIGIVLGVLGSLILAYLFAIKVFWGQDIGTRPMLITGFFLVIAGLQAVTSGVLAEMLSRVYLEANGALAYVARPQPAHGEGDGWHWPSKPAGEKATPRRK; encoded by the coding sequence ATGAACGTGCTTCCCATCCCCTCATCGGGACTGCCCGAGGGCGCCGTCATGCCCGAGCACAAGCTCTCCATCGTCATTCCGATGTACAACGAGGCCGACAATGTCGAGCCGCTGCTTGTCCGCATCCATCAGGCGATGGAGAATTACAGCCAACCCTGGGAAGTGGTTCTGGTCGACGACGGCAGCACCGACGCCACGCCCGCCGAGATCCGCCGGTTGGCGGCTCAATACGGGCCGCATGTGCACGGCGTGGAGCTGGTGCGCAACTACAAACAGACCGCAGCCATGCAAGCCGGTCTCGACGCCGCGCGCGGCGACGTCATCGCGACGCTCGACGGCGACCTGCAAAATGACCCTTTCGACATCCCACGCATGGTCTATCGCCTGCTGACCGAGGATCTCGACCTGGTGGCCGGCTGGCGCAAGGACCGCAAGGAAGGGTTCTGGTTGCGCCGCCTGCCGTCCCGCATCGCCAACAGGCTGATCGCGCGCGTCACCGGCGTCAAGCTCAAGGACTATGGCTGCAGCCTGAAAGTGTTCCGCGGCAGCGTCATCCGCAGCGTCCGGCTCTATGGCGAGATGCACCGCTTCATCCCGGCATGGCTCGCGACCGTGACGACGCCGCGCCGCATTGCCCAGGAGGTGGTGACGCATCACGCGCGTATCCACGGCCAGTCGAAATACGGCATCTCGCGCACCTTCCGCGTGGTGCTGGACCTCGTCTTCATGTTCTTCTTCCTGCGCTATCGAACGCGGCCCGGCCATTTCTTCGGCGGTATCGGCATCGTGCTCGGCGTGCTCGGCTCGCTGATCCTGGCCTATCTGTTCGCGATCAAGGTTTTCTGGGGGCAGGATATCGGCACGAGGCCGATGCTGATCACCGGCTTCTTCCTGGTGATCGCGGGACTGCAGGCGGTGACGTCGGGCGTGCTCGCCGAGATGCTGTCGCGCGTCTATCTGGAGGCCAATGGCGCGCTCGCCTATGTGGCGCGGCCACAGCCCGCGCATGGCGAGGGCGACGGCTGGCACTGGCCGAGCAAGCCCGCGGGCGAAAAGGCGACGCCGCGCCGCAAGTAG
- a CDS encoding lysylphosphatidylglycerol synthase domain-containing protein, which translates to MKRAISIVVTLALLAWLASDQRWKMVGDAFASITPGAFVAVAAALFVTYVLRALRVCDEFRDDVNGRFGATLRVILIHNAMINIVPFRGGETAFPILLRQVFGVSIVRASASLLWFRLQDAFVVGVLACLVWPGLHPALRAAGIAALIAAAWYLPRWARAPHNWTAGGRIVSKFGKLRDIFTEATGRSRYGWWWTIANWALKLGVQGWLLAMLLGTSFQTAFPGAVGAEAAAILPVQGVAGFGTYEAGAAAALLYSGIAMKDGLQAALALHLFILCSAVATGAIAWLFPSKSTLPESPAAGPARK; encoded by the coding sequence TTGAAGCGAGCGATATCGATAGTCGTCACCCTGGCGCTGCTGGCATGGCTCGCCAGCGACCAGCGCTGGAAGATGGTCGGCGATGCCTTCGCCTCGATCACGCCCGGCGCCTTCGTGGCGGTCGCGGCGGCACTGTTCGTCACCTATGTGCTCAGGGCGCTGCGCGTCTGCGACGAGTTCCGCGACGATGTCAACGGCCGCTTCGGCGCAACGCTGCGCGTCATCCTGATCCACAATGCGATGATCAATATCGTGCCGTTCCGCGGCGGCGAGACGGCCTTCCCGATCCTCCTGCGCCAGGTGTTCGGCGTCTCGATCGTGCGCGCCAGCGCTTCGCTTTTGTGGTTCAGGCTGCAGGACGCTTTCGTCGTCGGCGTGCTCGCCTGTCTGGTCTGGCCGGGCCTGCATCCGGCGTTGAGGGCCGCCGGCATCGCGGCGCTGATCGCCGCCGCATGGTACCTGCCGCGCTGGGCGCGCGCGCCGCACAACTGGACGGCGGGCGGCAGGATCGTCTCGAAGTTCGGCAAGTTGCGCGACATCTTCACCGAGGCGACTGGGCGCTCGCGCTATGGCTGGTGGTGGACGATCGCCAACTGGGCGCTAAAGCTAGGCGTGCAGGGCTGGCTGCTCGCCATGCTGCTCGGCACCTCGTTCCAGACGGCTTTCCCCGGCGCCGTCGGCGCGGAGGCAGCCGCCATCCTTCCGGTGCAGGGCGTCGCCGGCTTCGGCACCTATGAGGCGGGCGCCGCCGCGGCGTTGCTCTATTCGGGCATCGCCATGAAGGACGGCCTGCAGGCGGCGCTTGCGCTGCATCTCTTCATCCTGTGCTCGGCGGTCGCAACCGGTGCGATCGCCTGGCTGTTCCCCTCGAAATCGACGCTGCCGGAGAGCCCGGCGGCGGGACCGGCAAGGAAATGA
- a CDS encoding glycosyltransferase family 2 protein encodes MGVSGDAGVVGGKTTSAGRAGEVSTGHGPKGPYLVPVLTPRQQSILRLGLAFWFVALVFFWSWWLRPAHIDHVGPFAFATIVLAWLTLMPMYFLLNVHASRKSSKLHTIPKRSRVAMVVTKAPSEPFAVVQRTLEAMLAQDYPHDTWLADEDPTEATVRWCDAHGVLISTRRGREDYHRKTWPRRTRCKEGNLAFFYDQYGYERYDFVAQMDADHVPSPTYLREILYPFADPGVGYVSAPSICDNNADESWAARGRLFVEGMLHGPLQSGYTSNGAPLCIGSHYAVRTVALRQAGGLGPELAEDHSTSMLISAAGWRGVHAIDAIANGDGPQTFADLVTQEFQWSRSLTTILLEYTPRYLSKLSPRLRRQFVFCQLWYPMFALFAMATYAMPIYALLSGNNFANVTYPEFLFHYTPSAAIPIALVIFLKRLGLSRPFSAKAISWEGTLFHLFARWPWVMAGTLASVRDYLTKSFVDFRVTPKGSGPKHLLPARVMVPYALLAVGASLPVLLVEHPARAFGFYWFAAFNATIYGLLVVVIVGKHLTENKISLRQNVGKFALQGSLAAVAVLVPLAGFYDRGLQGIYGLQQGAGLRIVKVTYPVSGAGRGELGSQRFVLDLGWGE; translated from the coding sequence ATGGGCGTATCTGGGGATGCCGGCGTTGTCGGCGGTAAAACGACGTCAGCGGGCAGGGCTGGCGAGGTTTCAACCGGCCATGGACCCAAGGGTCCTTATCTCGTGCCGGTGCTCACGCCGCGCCAGCAATCGATCCTGCGGCTTGGCCTCGCTTTTTGGTTCGTCGCGCTGGTTTTCTTCTGGTCATGGTGGCTGCGGCCCGCGCATATCGATCATGTCGGGCCTTTTGCCTTCGCCACCATCGTGCTGGCGTGGCTGACCTTGATGCCGATGTATTTCCTGCTCAACGTCCATGCCTCGAGGAAGTCGTCCAAGCTGCACACGATCCCCAAGCGCTCGCGCGTCGCCATGGTGGTCACCAAGGCGCCGTCGGAGCCTTTCGCGGTGGTTCAGCGCACATTGGAGGCGATGCTGGCGCAGGACTATCCGCACGACACCTGGCTTGCCGACGAGGATCCAACCGAGGCGACGGTTCGCTGGTGCGACGCGCATGGCGTGCTGATTTCCACCAGGCGCGGCCGGGAGGATTATCACCGCAAGACCTGGCCGCGCAGGACCCGCTGCAAGGAAGGCAACCTGGCTTTTTTCTATGATCAGTACGGCTATGAACGCTACGACTTCGTCGCGCAGATGGATGCCGACCATGTACCGTCGCCGACCTATCTGAGGGAAATCCTCTATCCCTTCGCCGACCCCGGCGTCGGCTATGTCTCGGCGCCCAGCATCTGCGACAACAATGCCGACGAGAGCTGGGCCGCGCGGGGGCGGCTGTTTGTGGAAGGCATGCTCCACGGCCCCCTCCAGTCCGGCTACACCAGCAACGGAGCCCCGCTCTGCATCGGCTCACATTATGCCGTGCGCACCGTTGCGTTGCGGCAAGCTGGCGGGCTGGGCCCTGAACTGGCCGAGGACCACTCCACCTCGATGCTGATCAGCGCCGCTGGATGGCGCGGCGTGCATGCCATCGACGCAATCGCGAATGGCGACGGTCCGCAGACCTTCGCCGACCTGGTTACTCAGGAGTTCCAGTGGTCCAGGAGCTTGACGACCATCCTGCTTGAATACACGCCGAGATACCTGTCCAAGCTCAGCCCGAGGCTCAGACGACAGTTCGTATTCTGCCAGCTCTGGTATCCCATGTTCGCTTTGTTCGCGATGGCAACCTATGCCATGCCGATCTACGCGCTTTTGTCGGGCAACAATTTTGCCAACGTGACGTATCCGGAGTTCCTTTTCCACTATACGCCAAGCGCGGCCATCCCGATTGCTCTGGTGATCTTTCTAAAGAGGTTAGGTCTCTCGCGTCCATTCTCGGCGAAGGCTATCAGTTGGGAAGGGACGCTCTTCCATTTGTTCGCGCGCTGGCCATGGGTGATGGCAGGAACGCTGGCGTCGGTTCGCGACTATCTGACCAAGTCATTCGTCGATTTCCGCGTCACTCCGAAAGGCAGCGGCCCAAAACACCTTCTGCCCGCTCGCGTCATGGTGCCATATGCCCTGCTTGCGGTTGGTGCTTCGTTGCCGGTGCTTCTGGTGGAGCATCCTGCAAGAGCCTTCGGTTTCTACTGGTTCGCCGCGTTTAATGCGACGATCTACGGACTGCTGGTCGTGGTGATAGTTGGCAAGCATCTGACTGAGAACAAGATTTCGCTGCGGCAAAACGTAGGCAAGTTCGCGCTGCAAGGATCGCTCGCCGCCGTTGCCGTATTGGTCCCGCTGGCAGGATTTTACGACCGCGGGCTGCAAGGCATATATGGACTGCAGCAGGGCGCCGGCCTACGCATCGTCAAGGTTACGTATCCGGTTTCCGGTGCAGGCCGTGGCGAACTCGGAAGCCAAAGGTTCGTCCTTGATCTCGGTTGGGGTGAATGA
- a CDS encoding glycoside hydrolase family 26 protein, producing MKLSTATALVSALIAGVALPASAGSQTRTDPIKTSSAASAFGSYDPYGDFSNDKSATIEELFLPWEDVDLSTLPLADAYAQQRGRSLLITIEPWTWSKDWRITPPELRDGILSGKYDANMQAICSLVGQMKSPVTIRWAQEMEDKNGRFTWANWAPKDWIAAYKREVDVCRKAAPAAKYMWSPKGVEGLEKYYPGDNYVDVIGLSVFGLQKKDNDEVGRDRTFEETLKPGYDRVAKFNKPVIVAELGYVGKQDYVSKWAEDSRKSYAEFPALTSVVYFNQKEVWPWLGGYGLPDWRVTQHVLP from the coding sequence ATGAAACTCTCCACAGCAACCGCGCTTGTGTCGGCGCTTATCGCCGGCGTGGCCTTGCCAGCGTCGGCGGGTTCGCAGACGAGAACGGATCCGATCAAGACGAGTTCGGCGGCGTCGGCATTCGGCTCCTACGATCCTTACGGCGATTTCAGCAACGACAAGTCAGCCACCATCGAGGAACTGTTCCTGCCTTGGGAAGACGTCGACCTGTCGACGCTACCGCTTGCGGACGCCTATGCGCAGCAACGGGGCCGTTCCCTGCTGATCACCATCGAGCCTTGGACATGGTCGAAGGACTGGCGCATCACGCCGCCCGAACTGCGCGACGGCATATTGAGCGGCAAATACGACGCCAACATGCAAGCGATCTGCAGCCTTGTCGGGCAGATGAAGAGCCCGGTCACCATCCGCTGGGCGCAAGAGATGGAAGACAAGAACGGCCGCTTCACCTGGGCCAACTGGGCGCCGAAGGACTGGATCGCCGCCTACAAGCGCGAGGTGGACGTGTGCCGCAAGGCCGCGCCGGCGGCAAAATACATGTGGTCGCCCAAGGGCGTCGAAGGCCTGGAGAAATACTATCCCGGCGACAACTATGTCGATGTAATCGGCCTGTCGGTGTTCGGCTTGCAGAAGAAGGACAATGACGAGGTCGGCCGCGATCGGACCTTCGAAGAGACGCTGAAGCCAGGCTATGACCGTGTCGCGAAATTCAACAAGCCGGTCATCGTTGCCGAGTTGGGCTATGTCGGAAAGCAAGACTACGTGTCGAAATGGGCTGAGGACTCGCGCAAGTCCTATGCCGAGTTTCCGGCCCTGACCTCGGTGGTCTACTTCAACCAGAAGGAAGTCTGGCCGTGGCTGGGCGGCTACGGCCTGCCCGACTGGCGTGTAACCCAGCACGTCCTGCCGTAA